One genomic segment of Gossypium arboreum isolate Shixiya-1 chromosome 3, ASM2569848v2, whole genome shotgun sequence includes these proteins:
- the LOC108475963 gene encoding rho GTPase-activating protein REN1-like, translating to MHAVETISREPLASSNGEKSATKGEDKNADKLECDNEKKQEPYLENKQDANHMHATETVARKPLASSSAKKSCTKGEVANSTNSALTKLTARLNFMRERQSQIAKEMLGSVKGQGSIQSVLSPGKAEGPQPLQEAQNEEKTIAPDICK from the exons ATGCATGCAGTAGAGACAATTTCAAGGGAGCCCCTTGCTTCTAGTAACGGAGAGAAATCTGCTACGAAGGGTGAG GATAAAAATGCAGACAAATTAGAGTGTGATAATGAGAAGAAGCAAGAACCATATTTGGAAAATAAACAGGACGCCAATCATATGCACGCAACAGAGACAGTTGCAAGGAAGCCCCTTGCTTCAAGTAGTGCGAAGAAGTCTTGTACGAAGGGTGAG GTAGCGAATTCCACAAATTCGGCACTGACAAAGCTGACAGCACGGCTCAATTTTATGAGAGAGAGACAAAGCCAGATTGCAAAGGAAATGCTAGGTTCAGTGAAAGGCCAAGGTTCAATTCAATCTGTTCTAAGCCCGGGTAAAGCCGAAGGACCGCAACCTCTTCAAGAAGCTCAAAATGAAGAGAAAACTATTGCACCAGATATTTGCAAATAA